The following DNA comes from Quercus robur chromosome 1, dhQueRobu3.1, whole genome shotgun sequence.
tttttttgttgacgAAGTATGAAGTCatgtacttaaatttaaaatagctATTTGAATATCTATGTATTATGACAATTTCTTAAAACTTATTTACTAAATGTAATATCTACTCAccaaaaaatgctacaaagaatGATAATAATGTCATCATCTTtctacaatatttaaattttcgcaatgaatgataatatatgctacaattttttggaagatcttcattaaattaaatatttgcaATTATCTACAATgaagattttgttattcatatttGCAATCATCTATGATATTTAGCTTACTTATTCTTAATGAGTACCCTTTTAAgcaggaaaataaattaaaaaaaaagaacaaaataacaaaagataTATGTCATCAAAGTttctattagataaaattataagtggagaagatttaaacctaataaattagtgttctcTAGGTAACAAATAGAACACCATAGATCATCATTCTAACTTTCCAAGCATGAACACCAGTATACGACATAAAATTCAAGATACacagaaaatttttgggatattaaaatttagtagGAGTATATTAGACATTGcacaatggaatattttatgaattataagattttgttagggTTTAACTAAGAGAGAAACAATAGGGGTAAATgctcatttacaaaatataaatgataaaattattcaactttAGTTTAACGGGGGAATGCAATTATCCCAAACATAAAGGCGCACTACAAGAAAAGAGTCTACTAGCGAGGGTAAAATGCTCTCGCAAAAATTCAAGTATCGTCACAAAAGGTTATTAACGAGGGCATATGGCCCTCGAAGGCCGTCGTATTTGCTTTTGTTACTAAAAGAGATTTTGCGACCATACCTTCGCAAATAGATAATTTACAAGGGCAATCCACCGTCGTTATTGAACAAATTTGCCCTCACAAATATATTACCAAACGACGAGAAAAGTCGACGACTTATTTTTAGCGAAGGGAAGCAGTCATCGTTAACAACTATTTGTGAGGACCTTCATACCCTCACATTTAATTATTTGCGAATTCCAAATTGACAACATACTTTTTAGAGACAAATAGTGTCGtcactaaaatttatttgtgaggGCTTTTGACCCCTCACAATTAGTTAGAAATAATAATTATGACATTAAACTGTCACTTAAAACGTTTTTGCAAGGGGTTAAATGACATCGCTATTCTATAAATTACAAGGGAGTATGTCGTCACTATAAAGTTAATTATGACCAAATTTTTATGTCAGTGATAAtactttatataatattttaagtattttattatttatttatttttaatttattttatatcatttttgtttaactatcctgTTACAATAGTACAATGATTACTAAAAATTGATCCATTGAAACATAAAAATTCTTAtaagttcaaactttaaaatatagAATATACAAAGAAATCCTGAAATTAAACCATgacataaaaatattgttttaaacAACTAGAATTATGAAAAGATTTATATTAGTTTTCCTCTAGATCACCCTCCAAGTTGCTTTCGACCTCCATGTTATTGTTTGAGCTATCCTCTTCATCTCTACTAGTAccatcctttaaaaaaaaaaattttaaaaaaaaaaatttaaaagcattAAATATGAGTTAAAATGAAACAATTAAAGTGAATTTGTATTTGTATCAATGCTTCAATAAATAAGTACACATATTACCATATcaaatataatcatataatatatcataaacaacagcaataacttttttttttaatttaacaataataataacttaatttGATTACTTAAACcactatcaaaattaaaataatataacaattgtgaaaaatgtaaACCACAAATAATGGTTAGAGAGAGTgcaagagagatagagagaatttATGACATGTATTTCATTTATACTCACCCCTCCATCCATCCATTTATCCACCATCTTTTTCCAAAAGGGTGTAGGAATGAAGGAATGACCATTCTTGTATCGATCttctttctttgtgtacttCTTAAAAATAGGATTTTTAATGTGAAACATCCAATTAGAATAGTAGTGTTTCACATATTCCACAAATACCTTCTCAGAGCATACATTAATTGGACCCTTATATGTTTTGGAACTTTTAGTGGAATTTAATTTCAATATGTTTTACCTTAATACCAGATATTGCAGTCCATAACACACCATCCCAATTCCTTATCACAATAAATGAGTGGTTAACTTGCAAAATAAcagtataatatttataaaaattttatcaatgcacTTACAAACTTGAGTGTTGtagtctttattttattaagatcaACCAATCTAACATGTTTCTTTCTTTAGAAATGAAGATGCATAGACTAAAAATAAAGGCAATAAGTAACaccattaataaataaaaaattccttaaaaaatatGTGCAAGGCATTCTTGTCAAACCAAACATATGTGCATTGTAAAGGAACGCCTAACATTTCACCAAGggaaagaaaatgtaaaagaaaatttcaagcCACGCTTAAAGACTGCCACAAAATAGGCAGCCTTCTATTATCCTTGCAACAACTACACAGTACTAAATAAAACCATCTATCCCTTATAGCTCTAGATGtgtatcaatatatatattggtaagtaaaaatgattttatttaaagaaGACTACCTCATGCAAATATGGACCACATATCATGTTTTCTTGAGCTTTAAGCTGCATCCATGTCAGATGATGAGAAGCACAATTAGAATTTTCAAGATATAAAATCATTTGTACATGCACAAGTTTTATGAAAATGATAGTACTCTTTAATCTAAGATGCATTGAATCATTTACCTATTAGGTTATTAGCTGCCTCACTTGTTTGTAATAACCGCTATTTTGTCTAtggtttttctttaataattatTCACTAATTATGCAATACCTCCCTCCCCCAAAAACTTCTCTTAAGTGCAATTTATCCTAAGAATGGATCATTCAAACTAGTGCTTGTATTGGACAAATGAACTTccacttattttttagattctTTTCATCTAATATTCAGAAATTTGACCAAATTCTCACAAAAGTTCAATCTCAATCACTATACACatctttattaaattaatatagaCCAACCCAAACCACaattagatgatttttttttttttttttgcaaaaatattaaacccaaaaaagaaaaaaaaaagaaaaagaaaatagcataTAGATATAGCTCTGTCATATTCATGTTCAACACCATCCTAAAGCCATTAACTAATTAGCGTCCACAAatctcttaatttatttatttttgactcTCTGGGTAATTTTTACAAGCACTTGGCATGCAGACTCTGCCTCTAtggaaacaataaaaaagacaTTAGTAAAAGACAAAGGCAAGTCCAAGTTGATTACTAAAATGAAACATTAGCATTTTAGCTCTCTAAGGAAAAATAAAGTCCACCAAAAAGAGCCTTTTGCCATCACTTCCCACCTACTCCCAGGACGAATAGTACCACGCATCTGCAGAACCATCCTTGCCAAAAGCCAAAAGAGACATCCAATGCCATACTTCCCCTCGTTATTAGCAGGGATCCTGATGCAGCGTAGgcgtgtagaagcagaatctgtaacacacaattactacaaTTTTTCCACGAAACCTAAGTTCTACAAAAACACTAAgctagtaggcaaaataatagaaaaaaccTCTCTAACaagcttttattaatcaacacaTAACATCAATAATCAACCcctctataaagagtatttataggaatagaatttctcctactccttttaggaaaagacaTAATAAACATACGTCaacttgagaaaggaaaaacaatttaatttggaaaagaaaaacaattaaaatcctaattcaactaggaaaaagaaaacaacataaaatattaaaatattttattctttcttaacTAATCTGCATCATTCTCTCGGGGTTGGGGAAAACTCGTCCTCGAGTTTTGTGGCAATCTTCCACGATCAATTGGAACCCCGAATAATCCTCTCCATCCTATTCTTCTCTGCAAGACAAGACGAATCAGTATGCTACTTATCAATCTTTTCTCACTCATAATAAATCTTGATGTACGGATTTTTATTCTTGACCTCTTTTGCCACGGCGGGATATATGAAGCAAGTACTAAAAAAGAATCCATGCACATATTCAAAAACTTCATATTTCCTCCTCCACAAAGATTACTTAAAATCACTCGTTCACGCCTCTTGTAGACCTCTATCAattcttgttcaataaaatcCTCCCAGAAGGGATcaataactttttgtttttgaatgtcAAAAGTCCCATCAATGATGTGAGTTATGGGCTCACCTCGTATGTAAatgactttatttttatcaaactCAACTTTTTCTCCTTGACTAAAATCTTCAGGATAGTCATCATAAATTGGTGGAGAATCCCAATTTACTATACAAACTCTTTCAATGTATTCATTCTCCTTTTTGATATCGTAGTCCTCCTCCTTGACATCAAAatactcctcctcctcctccacataACGTGGATTTGGATGGTAGTTTTGAGGTCGATTTTCAACGGCTAAGGTGGTGAGCTGCTTTGAAAGCGCATCAAACCACTCCTCTGTTCATTGAAAGAACGCCTCTAATTGTGCATCGCGTGCAACCTCATCGCATTCATACACGTCATCTATGGTAATAGGTTTTTCCCCACGTACTCCTCTTTGTGCCATAGTAGGAACCTAgtctggctctgataccaactgatgCAGCGTAGGTgtgtagaagcagaatctgtaacacacaattactacaaTTCTTCCACGAAacctaagttctacaagaacacTAGGTTAGTaagcaaaataatagagaaaacctctctaacaagcttttattaatcaacacaTAACATCAATAATCAACCcctctataaagagtatttataggaatagaatttctcctactccttttaggaaaagacaTAATAAACCTACGtctacttgagaaaggaaaaacaatttaacttggaaaagaaaaacaattaaaatcctaattcaactaggaaaaagaaaacaacataaaatattaaaatattttattctttcttaacTAATCTGCATCAGATCCCAATATCAACATACCACATGGGTGAATCAGTATCTCAAAAGGCAATAGTTGGAATATTTCCAAGGGCAGCTTCCTTAATGGCTGCAATCAGCTTTTGGTAGTGAGTAAACATTGGTACAAGTAAGCAACAGTACAAGCAAAAACGATGCATCAATTTAAGCAGCAATCACCTGATGATCAGTCCTTCGATCAGTGAGGATAAGGAGATGAGGCTCACTGAATGAGGTCTGCAACTGATTGGTGAAGGTACCAGGAGTGTGCCTCCCAGCAATAGCATGGGCACCCGTGTACTGAGCAAACTTCAGGACCGCTCTCTGACCATATGGCCTTGCAGACTGTACGATGATGTCTTGTGGGTTCTCAATTGCAACAATAATCCGGGCTGCCAACTGAAGCTTTTCCCATGTCTTCCCCACATTGATTATGTATATTCCTGAATGTCAAAATAACTCTAATCAAGTATTAGACAAGCACACAGGTAATCAACACATAAACATCAATTTCCCCAGTCCATATATATAGAAAGGACATGAAAAGAAGCTCTTACTAGCACTTAGTGTACATTAAGAACTGAGCCCATTATTCAGAAACTTAActtgcaataaaatttaaacaatctaCTCTAAGagctatttaaaaaataaataaactctaTATACATACAAAAAAGCTTTAAAACCTACAAACCTTAAACAATTCCATTTACAGATGAAATGCAAGAAAGACAATCTGATAATTGATATGCACAATTTCCCATTTCAATCCCTGATTCAAATGGATCtccattttgaaaatgaaaatcttAAAACCACTATGCTATATATAACAAAACCAATGCAATACATCCAAACATAATCAATACAATGTTCTTATTTCTGCCATACTCTGCTAAAACCCATAAAAACCAAAGCTACCAATAGTGAATTAGTGTTAAAATATTACATGGGTATTGCAAAATTTGACACCCAGTTAACTCTACTGTTACTAATAATCAAAACCAATCCAAAACAATAGCAAAAACCCAgaagagaaaaagtgaaaaagagacAGAAAAACCAACCATCGCTGCGCCTCTTGAAGACATAACGCTCCATCTAGAAGTCGATGTTTTTGGTGCCCAAGTGGACTAGGGAGGTGGTGGTGGCTAGGGCTAGGGAGGTGGCTAGGGGCGGTGgagatgtgagagagagagctcgACGATGGTGAGAGGGAGTTCCACATGgttaaaatgaaaatgggttagagcattagcatcaaaGAATTctaattctattctattttaccattttaaaaagtcagtttatcattataccatccCATTTTACAATTCCTCTtacatcccaaaactctatttttattaaaatattattttaatctttctttattatttttttctaaccgaaacttttggttttcttaggCTTTCCAAcagtcttttttttcctctctttctccctcaacctctagctCCGGTTCAACACACAAAGCCCCACACACAGACCCATcggaacaaaaacccagaaaaacccaagccaccacTACCCACTGCTcaccaaaatcccaccggaacaaaaacccatattaaaaataaaaataaaaaaaaaaaaaaaaaaaccccaacatCACaacagaagcaaaaaaaaaaaaaaaaaacccatcggAAACCCAGAAGAACCAGCCACTTCAGCCACAAACCAACCAcaacaaagccacacacacataaacacaaaccatcaacagtgccacacacacacaaaccatcaaaccagttggagccaacaacggccaccacacccaccacccaaGCCACTGATCAGCaaacccaagccaccgatcaACAAACCCACGCTGTCGATTTGAAACCCACGCCATcgaaaatacccaaaaataatCACCAGAGCCACCATCAGAGCTACCGATGATCAACCCAAACGATCCACCCACCGATCAACAAATCCACCATTTCAAACCCACCGATCAATCGatccaaacccaccatcaaccgATCCCAGCCCAACGATCCAAACCCAGCTCGCCGATCCACGCTGATCCAACCTCCAacctcaaaaatccaaaacccaacacCGGTGCAATGAGAGAGAGGCCGTGCGATGAGAGATGAGAAAGAGGCCGTGCGATGAGAGATGAGAAAGAGGCCATGTGAGATGGGTGAGAAATTTCGGAGATGGGTGAGAAATTTTGGCGATGAAGCTtcagagaggagagagcagatggagaaagagaaggaagagtgagaagagaacagaaaaaatgagagggatgagagagaaatttcGGGGGAAATaggagtaaaattttttttttttttttttttgcaatactgtgaacagtacaattctatgtttaaaattgtactatagcagtattgcaaaaaaatttacaatactgTTGTTTACAATTCCCTGATGCAAGAGGTTTTTAGGCTTAAAATGCCAAATTTCTCTTAgatatggcattagcattcCCCAATGCTAATActcttaaagagaaaaaaaaaatggagttgGATGGGAAATGAAAAATGGGTTTTCAACTTTTAAGAGCTTGAGAAAtgggagccaaatgaaaagaaagaaaaaaaaattaaagaaaaaagctttggggggaaaaaaaggtgGGAAATGAAGAATTGAGGGAAATTTTGTGcgacaataaaaaaatttggggggaaGCATATAGCAACGTTTTATGGAACATGTATATGCAACACAcagattaattaataaaataataatgaaataaattagATATAATTCACACATTTGAATAGTTGGccaaaaatagataataaaaaatattaaatatctTAAGTCAcatgttaaaagaaaaatatgtaatcaCCACAGTGAGCTAAAAACAATATGTAATCCCCACAATGAGCTAAATCAtatacaataaattaaaatttttaaatttaagggaTCTTAGCATTTGATTTGGGGAGAACTTGTTTCATAATAGGTCCACTATTAAACCTCATTGGCTAATGAAATTATGAAGGAGGTCTCTTTTCGTGTAATCGCTTAGTTCAATCCTCATTGATCAACGAATCACATCATTCACTACAGAATTATGGCATCTTGATGGTGGCTAGGAGTTTCTCCAAAATGTGACTGCAACTTGGGAAATGTTGGGATTTTTATTCCATCTTAACGTCACTCCTGACTGTCACATGTTaatcaaaacaattttcaaactaaaacattgtttttttcctttaaaatcaAAATGATGAATATCTTTACACATGTATCGTTCTTGGTGCAACATCTATCATTATTTGGATGTTCCATgagtattttgctcattttgtagtttcgatagcattttggtcaattggaggttctaattttcaaattttttttttcattttaaaggtAAGTTGCAAGTAGGTATCTGTTTGGATCACACATAGGAGTGACAGGGGGTTAGCTTAACGTACTTTctataaagtcatcttttatgcattattttaaactacaaaaacttaaattaaataattgattgatgacatggctattaatctttgatcaccttgaaattttctaagcatgaaaaatatatgaagatgaTATAATCTAATGgcagatttttcaaaattcacatcgaattaagaaatatagggtttggttcaagttacacctgatgtaactcaaaaaaatgttacaccttccaataacttattattgaattcatattttgaaaatccaaccgttggattacatgctctatatgtttttaacatgaatgccaattttcatgccaatcggatgcaatttaccatttgatctataaactcatctttttatatattattttaaactactaaaacttgaatctaaacgattgattgatgacatcactattaatatttgatcactttgaaattttgtaagcacgaaaaatatacgaagataatgtaatctaacggtagatttgtcaaaattcacatcgaattaagaaatataggattgagttcaagttacacctgatgtaattttaaaaaatgttacaccactcaataagttattattgaattcatattttgaaaatccaaccattggattacatgctctatatgttcttaacatgcatgccaattttcataccaatcagatgtaatttaccatctgatctataaacttatcttttatgcattattttaaactacaaaaacttgaatttaaacaattgattgatgacataacaattaatatttgatcactttgaaattttatatgtatgaaaaatatatgaagataatataatctaatggtagatttgtcaaaattcacattgaattaagaaataaagagttgggttcaagttgcACTtgttgtaactctaaaaaatgttacatcacccaataacttattattgaattaatattttgaaaatccaaccattggattacatattctatatgttcttaacatgcattccaattttcataccaatcggatgtaatttaccatttgatctacgaactcatcttttatacattattttaaactactaaaatttaaattaagataattgattgatgacatgactattaatcttcaATCACCTTggaattttgtaagcatgaaaaatatatgaagataatgtaatctaatggtaaatttgtcaaaattcacatcgaattaataaatataggattgggtacgagttacaccagatgtaactctaaaaaatgttacaccacttaataacttattattgaattcatattttgaacattcaaccgttggattacatgttctatatggtcttaacatacatgtcaatcggatataatttaccatttaatctataaactcatattttatgcattattttaaactactaaaacttaaatctagacaattgatcgatgacatgactattaattttttatcactttgaaattttgtaagtacgTAAAATTtaggaagataatataatctaacagtagatttttataaattcatatcgaattaagaaatatagggttgggttcaagtcaCACcagatgtaactctaaaaaatgttacaccactcaataacttattattgaattcatattttgaaaatccaatcgttggattacatgctttatatgttattaacatgcatgccaattttcatgccaattggatataatttaccatttgatctataaactcatattttatgcattattttaaaccactaaaacttgaatctaaataattaatcaatgacatggttattaatctttgattaccttgaaatttgtaagcatgaaaaatatacgaagataatgtaatctaatggtagatttgtttaaattcacatcaaataagaaatataaggttgggttcGAGTTACACCCGAcctaactctaaaaaatgttacatcacccaataacttataattgaattcatattttgaaaatcgaACTATTGAATTACATGCTCTacatgttcttaacatgcatgccaattttcatgccaaacggatgtaatttaccatttgatctataaactcatcttttatgtattattttaaactactaaaacttgaatctagacaattgattgatgacatgactattgatctttgatcatcttgaaattttgtaagcatgaaaaatatataaatataatgtaatctaacagtagatttgttaaaattcacatcgaattaagaaatataggtttgggttcaagttatacctaatgtaattctaaaaaatgttacaccactcaataacttattatttaattcatattttgaaaatccaaccgttggattacatgatctatatgttcttaacatgcatgccaattttcatgccaatcggatgtaatttaccatttaatctataaacttatattttatgtattattttaaactataaaaacttgaatttaaacaattgattgatgacatgacaattaatatttgatcaccttgaaattttataagtatgaaaaatatataaagataatgtaatctaacggtagatttgtcaaaattcacattaaattaagaaatatagagttggattcaagttacatgtgttgtaactctaaaaaatgtgtcatcacccaataacttattattaaatttatattttgaaaatccaactattggattacatgttctatatgtttttaacgtacatgtcaattttcatgtcaatcggatataatttaccatttgatctatgaactcatcttttatgcattattttaataggaagaaatttttattcacttttgagagagagagagagagagagagggagagtacAAAAGGCTgaaattcttgaattttaggctaccattttgaagttgaaagtgctatctatcattttttttttttttatgagtaaaatttgtttagaaaataaggaCAATCATTTCTTATATAAGATGTatataaaaggtttttttttttttttttagattgtaaacaaaatgttcatctaaagaatacaaaatgctatatgtttatgtgtttctttttatttttctttgaattttagaatAACTTTTATATAACACATAATTGCGGCAGCTTTTTTTGTTGATCacaaatatttcacattttaCCAAGTATTTGCGAGGGCTTTATTTTGCCATcataaataagattttttgagAGGATTTTTTGGGTCCATCAAAAATTCTTGGTCGCTAATAGGCATTTTTTTTCTAGGAGGAAAGTGTTACTTCGTCAATTTGTGTGTGTAtgggtgttttttatttttttttatttaaaaaaaaaaaaaaaaacttgaaacaatgtgtaaaaaaaaatcaacctaaaaaaattttgcattaaacaatgaattttagttcaacaaattgaataaaccaaaaataagtttagaaacacaacaaaaagtcacgatatttttacaatacctttatttttagctaTGGTGGGTTAtagtctaatattttattattttcttttagagtaatgttacgttcacaatattttcataataaatcttagaTGGTAAATTGTTACTAGCTTTAAATTGGGCTAACTACTACTTTAATtgtgcatttaaaaataaaataaaaaggcaacaGAAGAAAATTGTGCCTAAAATAATGAGTTTTGGCTTACTAAATTtgactaaataaaaaaagaagcctaggaacacaacaaaatatcacacaaaaaagaagtttatgaatataacaaaatatcacaataatttcgtaatattttttatttccagcTGTGGTAGGTCCCAGTttgatgttttattatttaattttatgtccacagcattttcacaacaaatcttaggtaaaaaattattactcgtttcaaaattatgcattaaaaaaaaaacaaaaaacaaaagacaaacaaGAAAATAGTGCGTGAAACCTacagtgaattttggctcacccaatttaactatatatactaaaaaagaagtctaagaatagaacaaaatattaaaaca
Coding sequences within:
- the LOC126692246 gene encoding 40S ribosomal protein SA-like, which produces MERYVFKRRSDGIYIINVGKTWEKLQLAARIIVAIENPQDIIVQSARPYGQRAVLKFAQYTGAHAIAGRHTPGTFTNQLQTSFSEPHLLILTDRRTDHQPLRKLPLEIFQLLPFEILIHPCGMLILGSDAD